Proteins found in one Choristoneura fumiferana chromosome 16, NRCan_CFum_1, whole genome shotgun sequence genomic segment:
- the LOC141436436 gene encoding 3-oxoacyl-[acyl-carrier-protein] reductase FabG-like — MNFAGKVVLVTGASSGIGAATAVFLSKLGAKLSLTGRNVENLQKVIKDCDKAGATFSIPADLNKESDIENIVKSTIDHYGQLDVLVNNAGIIETGTIENTTLAQYDRLMNTNVRSIYYLTMLAVPHLLKTKGNIVNVSSVNGIRSFPGVLAYNISKASVDQFTRCVALELALKGVRVNCVNPGVILTELQRRGGLTEEQYKVFLERTKETHALGRPGKPEEVAATIAFLASDLASNITGASVPVDGGRHAMCPR, encoded by the exons ATGAATTTCGCCGGCAAAGTGGTGTTGGTGACTGGCGCGAGCTCCGGCATTGGGGCGGCAACAGCTGTTTTTCTATCTAAACTCGGTGCGAAACTATCGTTAACCGGCAGAAACGTCGAGAACCTGCAGAAAGTGATCAAAGACTGCGATAAAGCCGGCGCCACGTTCTCGATTCCCGCCGATTTGAACAAGGAAAGCGACATTGAGAACATAGTAAAGAGCACAATCGATCACTACGGCCAGCTGGATGTACTAGTCAACAATGCCGGTATAATCGAGACCGGCACAATCGAAAACACAACGCTAGCGCAGTACGACCGTCTCATGAACACCAATGTCCGCTCCATCTACTATTTAACGATGCTAGCCGTCCCTCACCTGTTAAAAACTAAGGGTAACATCGTAAACGTGTCAAGCGTCAATGGAATCAGATCTTTCCCGGGAGTATTAGCTTACAACATCTCTAAAGCCTCCGTAGACCAGTTTACTCGTTGTGTAGCTTTGGAGTTGGCACTGAAAGGTGTGAGGGTCAACTGTGTCAACCCTGGAGTTATTTTGACTGAGCTGCAGAGACGGGGAGGATTGACAGAAGAGCAATACaag GTGTTTCTGGAGAGGACTAAGGAGACCCATGCTCTGGGACGCCCTGGCAAGCCTGAGGAGGTGGCAGCAACCATTGCATTCTTGGCCAGTGACTTGGCTAGCAACATCACTGGTGCCAGTGTGCCGGTAGACGGAGGCCGCCATGCTATGTGCCCGCGATAA
- the LOC141436437 gene encoding protein takeout-like has translation MRVLLVVAVCCLASTKAQTLPSFIHPCSASDPELNKCIQKAVAEAGPSFADGIPALGIATLDPVQLGTVLVNNPSLKITFTDTVVTGLRGFKVNSFKMSPEAGKATFDFTANVTLKAQYDMNGQVLILPIRGNGQAKIKITNLNILIKYDYETREGHWLVTGYKDSYKMDRAQFKFTNLFGGNKQLAETTNRFTNENWSIIMQEIAPPAITEIIRKCIDEVKKLFATIPAEQLLRP, from the exons CCTCCTTCATCCACCCATGCTCTGCGTCAGACCCTGAACTGAACAAGTGCATCCAGAAGGCCGTGGCGGAAGCCGGGCCGTCGTTCGCAGACGGCATCCCAGCGCTGGGCATAGCGACCCTGGACCCCGTGCAGCTGGGCACCGTTCTTGTCAACAATCCCTCGCTGAAGATCACGTTTACTGACACTGTCGTGACCGGCCTCAGAGGGTTCAAGGTCAACTCCTTCAA GATGAGCCCAGAGGCGGGAAAGGCGACGTTTGACTTCACAGCCAACGTAACGCTAAAAGCACAGTATGACATGAATGGACAGGTTCTCATTCTGCCAATCCGCGGGAACGGCCAGGCCAAGATCAAAATCA CAAACCTGAACATCCTCATCAAGTACGACTACGAGACGCGCGAGGGCCACTGGCTGGTGACTGGCTACAAGGACAGCTACAAGATGGATCGCGCTCAGTTCAAGTTCACTAACCTCTTCGGGGGCAATAAGCAGCTAG CGGAGACGACAAACAGGTTCACGAACGAGAACTGGAGCATCATCATGCAGGAGATCGCCCCGCCCGCCATCACTGAGATCATCAGGAAGTGCATCGATGAAGTAAAGAAGCTGTTCGCCACTATCCCCGCAGAACAACTCCTGAGGCCGTGA